The following are encoded together in the Halopiger aswanensis genome:
- a CDS encoding CheF family chemotaxis protein: protein MTEDVVADFTGRFFFNRGGSGDGTPFNGRIITTEKRVVLVTEDDKKTIPLSRVIDVNVGSVPSHVRQFFDDTVTIGYKTDEGTRSAVIESRGESVEEFVSLLFRCLLDGRKAAVRHPARVGGRVKDTSVVPGRIGIDDRRITVRSKAGTFSFDVETVMEIDRTNKIGESDDRVTLVVKHIDRESGLTQTSLIAPSKSQYVNLLARFLRLEFDELREEVADLELSNPEKRVLVGIHATGGDIDFTNMLDGDPTYVTNVLNSVQRKGLIVENGGDMSLTTKGRIIVSERIEDVNAGGTLDQLDR, encoded by the coding sequence ATGACTGAGGACGTCGTCGCCGATTTCACGGGGCGGTTCTTTTTCAATCGCGGCGGTTCGGGGGATGGGACGCCGTTTAACGGACGGATTATCACGACCGAAAAGCGAGTCGTGCTCGTGACCGAGGACGATAAGAAGACGATTCCGCTCTCGCGGGTCATCGACGTCAACGTCGGCTCCGTCCCGAGTCACGTCAGGCAGTTCTTCGACGACACGGTGACGATCGGCTACAAGACCGACGAGGGGACCCGCAGCGCGGTCATCGAGAGCCGCGGCGAGTCGGTCGAGGAGTTCGTCTCGCTGCTGTTTCGCTGTCTGCTGGACGGCCGCAAAGCCGCCGTTCGCCATCCGGCCCGCGTCGGCGGCCGCGTCAAGGACACCTCGGTCGTCCCGGGACGGATCGGCATCGACGACCGCCGGATCACGGTCCGCTCGAAGGCCGGTACCTTCAGCTTCGACGTCGAGACCGTCATGGAGATCGACCGAACCAACAAGATCGGCGAGAGCGACGACCGCGTGACGCTGGTCGTCAAACACATCGATCGCGAGTCCGGACTGACCCAGACGTCGCTGATCGCCCCCTCGAAGAGCCAGTACGTGAACCTGCTCGCCCGGTTCCTGCGCCTCGAGTTCGACGAACTTCGCGAGGAGGTCGCGGACCTCGAGCTCTCGAACCCCGAAAAGCGGGTGCTGGTCGGGATCCACGCGACCGGCGGCGACATCGACTTCACCAACATGTTAGACGGCGATCCGACCTACGTGACGAACGTCCTCAACTCGGTCCAGCGGAAGGGACTGATCGTCGAGAACGGCGGCGATATGTCGCTGACGACGAAAGGACGGATCATCGTCAGCGAGCGGATCGAGGACGTCAACGCGGGCGGGACGCTCGATCAACTCGATCGGTAG